Proteins from a single region of Paenibacillus sp. BIHB 4019:
- the addA gene encoding helicase-exonuclease AddAB subunit AddA: MTDMVNTIKPEGSTWTDEQWSAIVTEGSNILVAAAAGSGKTAVLVERIIRKISSSTDVDRLLVATFTKAAAAEMKERIRIALEKELDRQPDSEHLRRQLALMNRSSITTLHSFCLDVIRRYYPLIGLDPGFRIANETESELLRMEVLDQLFEEKYDEADADSGAGGAFLALADRLGGERGDEPLYKLVQDLYAFAQSHPWPVEWLRETADSFNLQNAAELQHSSWVASLRADVELALAGAEALLRKALDLTREPAGPAPYAINFEDDLALVLMLKAAVQDRPWEQWFEPFHTVEFGKLKAMRGDEYDKLLQEQAKDLRDSAKKLLGTLAEELFGRTPEQFLEELQELAPLMAALSELIIDFGKRYEAAKREKGLLDFGDLEHYCLRILRTEDSSVKRTLPSPAALEYQNQFDEILLDEYQDMNMVQEAIVTLISRPGAGNRFMVGDVKQSIYRFRLAEPNLFMHKYKSYAVQAALPGTAEADNEAAASAQSITEAASSAGHSAGLRIDLARNFRSRQEVVDGVNNVFRGIMRESVAEMDYDQRAELVCGASFPAAEEAGEFEVELVVIDKAGSFMAEDKAQPEDEEEGLDAAESAEDLQTAQLEGRLISRKIQSLMDSGYRVFDGKSKRTRPLEWRDIVILLRATSQWAPIIIEELQAAGVPAYAELSSGYFDAIEVQTVLSLLRVIDNPYQDIPLAGTLRSPIFGLDAEELALIRIEKSGVSYFEALLAAEGSLTLPEPLRQKLTQFLAQLERWRSDARQGALADLIWRIYRETGYYDFAGGLPGGTQRQANLRALHDRARGYEATSFRGLFRFLRFVERMRDSGGDLGTARALGEQENVVRIMSIHKSKGLEFPVVFTAGLGKSFNQQDLRSAFLRHKQLGFGPRFVDPQQRVSYPTLPFLAIRRRLRMEMLAEEMRILYVALTRPKEKMFLVGTVSDAAKKLPGWLAAVDASGRIPDFKLAAASTFLDWLGPLAASSFAQQEAEQIAQLSGMKRLEWRSGFVAAAMFSSEAAAALEQDANHEERELRLQGVLSLAQLELQPEEQDSELRERLDFHYSHQAATLLPAKTSVTEIKRLHGEAFTDREAAPLFEAGEAATNDIEASGSHSSSERQDYQEQSDYMKQQGEAINSNDLQLQPGGSFRLRRPRFMEQISLTAAEKGSVNHLVMQHLPLKDTVDEHVVLQITQSMIERQLLTPRQAEAIDSMNIAAFFASPLGLRLLAANEVKREVPFSCMLPASRVHPSVAEEAKDEQILIQGVMDCVFEDEHGLVLVDYKTDRIINQQWERAAERHRFQLELYAEALEAVLLRKVAECHVFFFDGGQSVRLR; encoded by the coding sequence CACGACGCTGCATTCTTTTTGTCTCGATGTCATTCGCCGTTATTATCCGCTGATTGGGCTTGACCCTGGCTTTCGCATCGCCAATGAAACGGAGAGCGAGCTGCTGCGGATGGAGGTGCTGGATCAGCTCTTCGAGGAAAAATATGACGAGGCGGATGCCGATTCTGGCGCTGGTGGCGCTTTTCTGGCGCTCGCTGACCGTCTGGGCGGAGAGCGTGGGGATGAGCCGCTGTATAAGCTCGTACAGGACCTGTATGCTTTTGCGCAAAGCCACCCATGGCCCGTAGAATGGCTTCGCGAGACGGCCGATAGCTTTAATTTGCAAAATGCAGCCGAGCTTCAGCACAGCAGCTGGGTTGCCAGCTTGCGGGCTGATGTGGAGCTGGCGCTCGCCGGGGCGGAAGCGCTGCTGCGGAAGGCGCTTGATTTGACGCGCGAGCCTGCGGGACCGGCACCTTATGCCATCAATTTCGAGGATGATTTAGCACTTGTTCTCATGCTTAAAGCTGCTGTACAGGATAGACCTTGGGAGCAATGGTTTGAGCCATTTCATACAGTGGAATTTGGCAAATTGAAGGCTATGCGCGGCGACGAGTATGATAAATTGCTGCAGGAGCAGGCGAAAGATTTGCGAGACAGCGCCAAGAAGCTGCTGGGCACGCTAGCCGAGGAGCTGTTCGGCCGTACGCCGGAGCAGTTTTTGGAGGAGCTGCAGGAGCTGGCTCCATTAATGGCAGCGCTGAGCGAGCTCATTATTGATTTTGGCAAAAGGTATGAAGCAGCGAAACGGGAGAAGGGGCTGCTTGATTTTGGCGATTTGGAGCATTATTGCTTGCGGATATTGCGCACGGAGGATTCTTCCGTGAAGCGGACGCTGCCTTCGCCTGCGGCGCTGGAATACCAGAACCAATTCGATGAAATTTTGCTGGATGAATACCAGGACATGAATATGGTGCAGGAGGCGATAGTAACGCTGATCTCAAGACCGGGAGCGGGGAACCGTTTCATGGTTGGCGATGTGAAGCAAAGCATTTACCGCTTCCGGCTCGCGGAGCCAAACCTATTCATGCATAAATATAAAAGCTACGCCGTACAGGCTGCTCTGCCCGGCACGGCTGAAGCAGATAATGAAGCTGCAGCCTCTGCACAGTCAATAACTGAAGCAGCTTCTTCGGCTGGCCATTCAGCAGGCTTGCGCATTGATCTGGCACGCAACTTCCGCAGCCGTCAGGAGGTAGTTGACGGCGTAAATAATGTATTTCGCGGCATAATGCGGGAGTCCGTAGCCGAAATGGATTATGATCAGCGCGCGGAGCTGGTATGCGGCGCTTCCTTCCCGGCAGCAGAGGAAGCAGGAGAATTTGAGGTGGAATTGGTCGTCATTGATAAGGCTGGCTCCTTCATGGCGGAAGATAAAGCGCAGCCGGAGGATGAGGAAGAAGGGCTGGATGCGGCCGAGTCGGCCGAGGATTTGCAGACGGCGCAGCTGGAAGGGCGGCTAATTTCCCGGAAAATCCAGTCGCTTATGGACAGCGGCTACCGCGTTTTCGACGGAAAAAGCAAACGGACCCGTCCGCTGGAATGGCGGGATATCGTTATTTTGCTGCGCGCGACATCGCAATGGGCGCCAATTATTATCGAGGAGCTGCAGGCAGCTGGCGTGCCCGCCTATGCAGAGCTGAGCAGCGGCTATTTTGATGCCATAGAAGTGCAGACTGTATTGTCGCTGCTGCGAGTCATTGACAATCCTTATCAGGATATTCCGCTCGCGGGCACGCTGCGCTCCCCTATTTTTGGCTTGGATGCCGAGGAGCTGGCGCTTATAAGGATTGAAAAATCCGGCGTCAGTTATTTTGAAGCGCTGCTGGCCGCAGAAGGCAGCTTAACGCTTCCAGAGCCGCTGCGCCAGAAGCTGACCCAGTTTCTCGCGCAGCTTGAGCGCTGGCGCAGTGATGCCAGACAAGGGGCATTAGCTGACCTCATTTGGCGTATTTACCGTGAGACCGGTTATTATGATTTTGCTGGCGGTCTCCCTGGCGGCACACAGCGCCAAGCGAATTTGCGCGCTCTGCATGACCGTGCCCGTGGTTATGAAGCGACCTCCTTTCGGGGCCTGTTCCGGTTTTTGCGTTTCGTAGAGCGAATGCGCGATAGCGGAGGGGATCTCGGCACGGCAAGGGCGCTTGGCGAGCAGGAAAATGTCGTCCGCATTATGTCGATCCACAAGAGCAAAGGGCTGGAGTTTCCCGTCGTGTTCACGGCAGGTCTTGGCAAGTCATTTAACCAGCAGGATTTGCGCAGCGCCTTTCTTCGCCATAAGCAGCTCGGATTCGGCCCGCGATTTGTAGATCCCCAGCAGCGGGTCAGCTATCCAACTCTGCCATTTCTAGCGATTCGCCGCAGGCTGCGCATGGAAATGCTAGCCGAGGAAATGCGGATTTTATATGTGGCTCTCACCCGCCCGAAGGAAAAAATGTTTCTGGTCGGTACGGTATCAGATGCAGCTAAGAAGCTGCCGGGCTGGCTGGCAGCTGTTGACGCAAGCGGACGCATACCGGATTTTAAGCTGGCTGCGGCATCGACTTTTTTGGATTGGCTTGGTCCACTCGCCGCATCAAGCTTTGCGCAGCAGGAAGCGGAACAAATCGCTCAGCTATCCGGCATGAAAAGGCTGGAATGGCGATCGGGCTTCGTTGCAGCTGCGATGTTCAGCAGTGAAGCAGCTGCAGCGCTTGAGCAAGATGCTAACCATGAAGAGAGAGAACTGCGGCTGCAGGGCGTTCTTTCGCTGGCTCAGCTTGAGCTGCAGCCTGAGGAGCAGGATAGCGAGCTGCGCGAACGATTGGATTTTCATTATTCTCATCAAGCTGCAACTCTTTTGCCTGCCAAAACGTCTGTTACTGAGATTAAACGTCTTCACGGCGAAGCTTTTACTGATCGCGAAGCCGCTCCTTTGTTTGAAGCTGGAGAGGCAGCGACGAATGATATAGAGGCAAGCGGCAGTCATTCATCGTCCGAACGGCAGGATTACCAGGAACAATCGGATTATATGAAGCAGCAAGGTGAAGCGATTAATAGCAATGACCTGCAGCTGCAGCCCGGAGGCTCATTCCGATTGCGCCGTCCGCGGTTTATGGAACAGATTTCACTCACAGCAGCAGAGAAAGGCTCTGTCAATCACCTTGTCATGCAGCATTTGCCGCTTAAGGACACTGTCGATGAGCACGTCGTTTTGCAGATTACCCAGAGCATGATTGAACGCCAGCTGTTAACACCGCGCCAGGCGGAAGCCATCGACAGCATGAATATTGCTGCTTTTTTCGCAAGCCCTCTCGGCTTGAGGCTGCTCGCAGCAAATGAGGTCAAGCGCGAGGTGCCATTCAGCTGTATGCTGCCCGCCTCGCGGGTACATCCTTCCGTTGCTGAAGAAGCAAAGGACGAACAGATTTTAATTCAAGGCGTTATGGATTGCGTGTTCGAGGATGAACATGGACTGGTGCTGGTCGATTATAAAACGGACCGGATCATCAATCAGCAATGGGAGCGTGCAGCCGAGCGCCATCGGTTTCAGCTGGAGCTTTATGCGGAGGCGCTCGAAGCCGTTTTGCTGCGCAAGGTAGCAGAATGCCATGTGTTCTTTTTTGATGGCGGGCAGTCGGTGCGACTTCGTTGA
- a CDS encoding histidine triad nucleotide-binding protein, with protein MDCIFCKIVEGTLPSTKVYESDTVVAFQDIKPEAPVHILIIPKKHIATMNDVTAVDDTIMAELFTAARQIAIELGIAESGYRLINNVNSDGGQLVYHLHFHLLGGEKLGALNAK; from the coding sequence ATGGATTGCATTTTTTGTAAAATTGTCGAAGGCACATTGCCATCAACTAAAGTGTATGAGTCGGATACAGTAGTTGCTTTTCAAGATATTAAACCGGAAGCGCCCGTACATATTTTAATCATTCCTAAAAAACATATAGCTACGATGAATGATGTGACTGCAGTTGACGATACTATCATGGCAGAGCTGTTCACAGCCGCACGTCAAATTGCGATTGAGCTGGGGATCGCTGAGTCTGGCTACCGTTTAATTAACAATGTGAATAGCGATGGCGGCCAGTTGGTATACCATTTGCATTTCCATTTGCTCGGCGGAGAGAAGCTCGGCGCCTTGAATGCAAAATAG
- a CDS encoding polysaccharide deacetylase family protein — protein MARYRKYIAAGLFSFVLLIAAYATAVAHPGTVVTKKICTSWEMAKNKAFIIKHKQALKPLADSKPLALAGNAERVPVLMYHYITPKADNSEPDNHSIIDLESFEQGMEYLHTNGYKTATMEQLEKYINGEGVLPEKSVVITFDDGYQNNIVYAYPILKKYGFHAAMFVVGSHIQQKTAIFNSKKSSFLSNDEMKASSDVFEYHSHTFDLHKKETALCGIAYSSLADASLITSDIHKIKELGIDSPYFAYPYGEMNTQIIYHLRENGYRMAFSVRSGFAQPGTPPMKVPRLTVISSTDMHTLLHPEASLH, from the coding sequence ATGGCTCGTTACAGAAAGTATATCGCTGCCGGTTTGTTTTCCTTCGTCCTGCTTATTGCTGCTTATGCTACGGCAGTAGCCCATCCGGGGACGGTTGTTACGAAAAAAATCTGTACCTCATGGGAAATGGCCAAAAATAAAGCTTTTATTATAAAGCATAAGCAGGCTCTTAAGCCGTTAGCTGATTCAAAACCTCTGGCACTGGCAGGAAATGCTGAGCGGGTACCTGTGCTGATGTATCACTACATCACGCCGAAGGCTGACAATAGCGAGCCAGACAATCATTCCATTATTGATTTGGAATCGTTTGAGCAGGGAATGGAATATTTGCACACGAACGGTTATAAGACAGCGACGATGGAGCAGTTGGAGAAATATATTAATGGCGAAGGCGTCCTGCCTGAAAAATCGGTCGTCATTACCTTTGATGACGGTTATCAAAACAATATCGTGTATGCTTATCCAATTTTGAAAAAATATGGATTTCATGCGGCGATGTTTGTCGTAGGCAGCCATATTCAACAGAAGACGGCGATATTTAATTCGAAAAAATCGAGCTTTCTTTCCAACGACGAAATGAAAGCGTCGAGCGACGTATTTGAATATCACAGCCACACCTTTGATTTGCACAAAAAAGAGACGGCGCTTTGCGGTATTGCTTATTCATCGCTTGCTGATGCCAGCTTGATTACAAGCGATATTCACAAAATAAAAGAGCTGGGCATCGACTCGCCATATTTTGCTTACCCTTACGGCGAGATGAATACACAGATTATTTATCATTTGCGTGAAAATGGTTACCGGATGGCGTTCTCCGTTCGCAGCGGTTTTGCCCAGCCGGGAACACCGCCTATGAAGGTTCCAAGGCTGACTGTTATTTCATCGACGGATATGCACACGCTGCTTCATCCAGAAGCTAGCTTGCATTGA
- a CDS encoding FAD-dependent oxidoreductase: MLKTKYKMLTIVALAFLMLIGCYYLYKFKVASIDRLSIDRVQAPFTKVESVATVQSSYDLIVVGTDPEGIMAAVSGARNGLKVLLLEGRDRDILGGLMTLGGLNTLDLNYSPNQPWYYRYLHKSKFLNEGLFQEWFDQVEGSSVDTHTAANVFYKMVKQEQNIDLLMHVQKMEPILQQSGENMQLMGLTITKPDGATEKVEAKVVIDATQDADIAAASGVPFSIGRQDIGEGKAKMAATLVFRMDNVTNEAWRNFKGLEGLGLDSTSIWGFGDARKYPPSDPNKVKIRSLNIGRENNETMLFNTMQIYGVDPLDPDSVARGMEVGKKEAPLIVDYLKKTYPEFANMNYAGTATELYIRESRHIYGEYRLSLADVLENRDKWDAIAYGSYDVDIQSINYSDVGTIMLSPMQYGVPFRSLVPLKVDGLLVVGRTASFDTIPHGSARVIPLGMATAEAAGAAASLAISNDMTVRELSQSTKLISKLRKKLVKQGMDLTYEKFEQPAYMKHKDFKGLVTAASMYMTSGSYSNEAWDLDGTMSIGRYLNKLRTLKKAHPDQFPGFPDGAVKDMKDLLTGPLTLEQAAYMLALTAGLDTTRETALKDLVSRGWISEEIIGQMLNVKELTNGDTYMMFYDILKNGFGIVYE; this comes from the coding sequence TTGTTGAAGACGAAATATAAGATGTTGACGATCGTTGCTCTCGCTTTTTTGATGCTGATCGGTTGCTATTATTTATATAAATTTAAAGTAGCTTCTATCGATCGTTTGTCCATTGACCGTGTTCAGGCGCCATTTACGAAGGTTGAATCGGTTGCTACGGTACAGTCAAGCTATGATTTAATTGTTGTCGGCACAGATCCGGAAGGCATAATGGCTGCTGTGTCTGGAGCGAGGAATGGGCTGAAAGTACTGCTGCTTGAAGGAAGAGACCGCGATATTTTGGGCGGCTTAATGACGCTGGGCGGGCTGAATACGCTTGATTTGAATTATTCCCCGAATCAGCCGTGGTACTATCGCTATTTGCACAAATCGAAGTTTTTGAACGAAGGCTTGTTTCAGGAATGGTTTGATCAGGTAGAAGGCAGTTCCGTTGATACTCATACGGCGGCCAACGTCTTTTACAAGATGGTTAAACAAGAACAAAATATTGATTTGCTCATGCATGTGCAAAAGATGGAGCCGATTTTGCAGCAGTCCGGCGAGAATATGCAGCTAATGGGGCTGACCATTACTAAACCGGATGGCGCGACCGAGAAGGTAGAGGCGAAGGTAGTCATTGATGCTACGCAGGATGCGGATATCGCTGCTGCTTCAGGTGTGCCTTTCTCCATTGGGCGCCAGGATATTGGCGAAGGCAAAGCGAAGATGGCGGCAACGCTCGTGTTTAGAATGGATAATGTGACGAACGAGGCTTGGCGGAATTTCAAAGGTCTCGAGGGCTTGGGCTTAGACAGCACAAGCATTTGGGGATTTGGCGATGCTAGAAAATATCCGCCAAGCGATCCGAACAAGGTGAAAATCCGCAGCCTTAATATTGGCAGAGAAAACAATGAGACGATGCTGTTTAATACGATGCAAATTTACGGAGTCGATCCGCTTGATCCAGATTCGGTGGCTCGAGGAATGGAAGTTGGCAAAAAAGAAGCGCCGCTCATCGTCGATTACTTAAAGAAGACATACCCGGAGTTTGCTAATATGAACTATGCAGGTACGGCTACTGAGCTTTACATACGGGAATCCCGGCATATTTACGGCGAATACAGGCTGTCGCTTGCCGATGTATTGGAAAACCGGGATAAGTGGGATGCGATTGCTTATGGCTCCTACGATGTCGATATTCAAAGCATCAACTACAGCGATGTGGGCACAATTATGCTAAGCCCGATGCAATATGGCGTTCCATTCCGCAGCTTGGTGCCGCTTAAAGTTGACGGTCTGCTCGTTGTTGGGCGCACAGCCAGCTTTGATACGATCCCTCACGGCAGCGCAAGGGTCATTCCGCTCGGCATGGCGACGGCAGAAGCGGCCGGAGCAGCGGCAAGCCTTGCGATTAGCAACGACATGACGGTAAGGGAGCTGTCCCAATCGACGAAGCTTATCAGCAAGCTGCGCAAAAAGCTCGTTAAGCAGGGCATGGACTTGACGTATGAAAAGTTTGAACAGCCGGCTTACATGAAACACAAGGACTTCAAGGGCCTTGTGACAGCAGCGAGCATGTATATGACGTCGGGAAGCTATTCCAATGAGGCATGGGATCTCGATGGCACGATGAGCATAGGGCGCTATTTGAACAAGCTTAGAACGCTCAAAAAAGCGCATCCCGACCAGTTCCCTGGTTTTCCTGACGGTGCGGTCAAGGATATGAAGGATTTATTGACGGGGCCATTGACATTGGAGCAGGCGGCCTATATGCTGGCACTGACGGCTGGACTCGATACGACGAGAGAAACAGCGCTTAAGGATCTCGTTTCCCGCGGCTGGATTAGCGAGGAAATCATTGGTCAGATGCTGAATGTAAAAGAGCTGACGAATGGGGATACTTACATGATGTTCTACGATATTTTGAAAAATGGATTTGGCATTGTTTACGAGTGA
- the rpsU gene encoding 30S ribosomal protein S21, with protein MSETKVKKNETIDSALRRFKRSIAKDGVLAEVKKRKHYEKPSVKRKKKSEAARKRKF; from the coding sequence GTGTCTGAAACTAAGGTTAAGAAAAACGAAACCATTGACTCTGCACTTCGCCGCTTTAAACGTTCTATCGCTAAAGATGGCGTGTTGGCTGAGGTTAAGAAACGCAAACATTATGAAAAGCCGAGTGTAAAGCGTAAGAAGAAGTCCGAGGCTGCTCGTAAGAGAAAGTTTTAG
- a CDS encoding GatB/YqeY domain-containing protein: MNLSERLNDDMKQAMRNQDKFRLTTIRMMRASAKNLEIDLKRPLDDSEMLDILSREIKQRKDSLQEFSKAGREDLVTGLNAEIEIISQYLPTQLTEEEIKAIVTQTIHELGASSKAEMGKVMGALLPKTKGRADGKLVNQLVQQFLQ, translated from the coding sequence ATGAACCTGAGCGAAAGATTGAACGACGATATGAAGCAGGCCATGAGGAATCAGGACAAGTTCCGGCTTACAACCATTCGTATGATGCGTGCGTCAGCTAAAAACTTGGAAATTGATTTGAAGCGTCCTCTGGACGACAGTGAAATGCTTGATATCCTAAGTCGTGAGATCAAACAACGTAAAGATTCCCTCCAAGAATTTAGCAAAGCCGGCCGTGAGGACCTGGTAACAGGTCTTAACGCAGAAATTGAAATTATTAGTCAATACCTTCCCACGCAGCTGACCGAAGAAGAGATAAAAGCGATAGTAACGCAGACCATCCATGAACTCGGTGCTTCTTCCAAAGCCGAGATGGGGAAAGTCATGGGCGCCTTGTTGCCAAAAACGAAAGGGCGCGCTGACGGTAAACTAGTAAATCAGCTCGTACAACAATTTCTGCAATAA
- a CDS encoding nodulation protein NfeD, whose protein sequence is MNIKKWRQTAFWAKLAVFSALVVALGSGLVAGLQPVKAQQLAADEAGGAVYIVPVKQTIESGLKSFLERAYKDAAEAKAERVVLVINTFGGEVTSAEEIGEVIRKSAIPTTAYIEGKAVSAGTYIALNAQNIIMEPGSTIGAAAVVDGGGQLIDNPKIVSYWTKTMMEAAKLNGRDANIAAAMVDTTVELSLPKAGIEKPAGEILSLSADEALASGYAEHIAASVGEAITWLKLDQKQLISFEPSLAEKVSRWLINPYVMTVLLIIGIAGIVVELLMPGFGVPGILGIISFSLYFFGHYVAGFAGMESIVLFVIGLALLIIEVFVPSFGILGLLGGAALVAGVVTAASDPMTAFISLVTALVVAVLVMYYIFRKYRHRGIWNKFILRDKLTKEEGYVSADEKDSLLGLEGVTLTPLRPAGTVQIGDQRIDVVTSGEFISTGASVVVVKAEGTWVVVKETMKA, encoded by the coding sequence TTGAATATAAAAAAATGGCGCCAAACTGCTTTTTGGGCGAAATTAGCTGTTTTCTCAGCATTGGTTGTTGCTTTAGGCAGCGGCCTGGTTGCCGGATTGCAGCCTGTGAAGGCACAGCAGCTTGCAGCGGATGAAGCTGGAGGAGCGGTCTACATTGTTCCAGTCAAACAGACGATTGAGAGTGGACTTAAGTCATTTTTGGAGCGCGCTTACAAAGACGCGGCTGAGGCAAAGGCGGAACGTGTCGTTCTCGTTATTAACACGTTCGGCGGAGAAGTGACGAGCGCAGAGGAGATCGGGGAGGTCATCCGGAAAAGCGCCATTCCAACAACCGCGTATATTGAAGGAAAAGCGGTGTCGGCAGGTACTTACATTGCGCTTAATGCGCAAAATATTATCATGGAGCCGGGAAGCACAATTGGCGCTGCTGCTGTCGTTGATGGCGGAGGGCAATTGATTGACAACCCGAAGATCGTCTCCTATTGGACGAAGACGATGATGGAGGCTGCAAAGCTTAATGGCCGGGATGCGAACATTGCAGCTGCGATGGTTGACACGACAGTGGAGCTTAGCTTGCCGAAAGCAGGCATAGAGAAACCGGCTGGGGAAATATTGTCCCTATCCGCCGATGAGGCACTGGCCAGCGGTTACGCTGAGCATATCGCAGCTTCTGTAGGAGAAGCTATTACATGGTTGAAGCTTGATCAGAAGCAGCTCATTTCGTTTGAGCCCTCGCTTGCTGAGAAAGTGTCACGTTGGCTCATTAATCCGTATGTGATGACGGTGCTGCTCATAATTGGCATTGCGGGCATCGTAGTTGAGCTGCTGATGCCGGGCTTTGGTGTACCGGGCATACTAGGCATTATCTCCTTCAGCTTGTATTTCTTCGGTCATTATGTTGCCGGGTTTGCAGGCATGGAATCGATTGTTCTTTTCGTAATAGGCTTGGCTTTGCTTATTATCGAGGTATTTGTTCCAAGCTTCGGTATTTTGGGACTGCTAGGCGGCGCAGCGCTTGTTGCTGGTGTAGTTACTGCGGCATCCGATCCGATGACAGCATTTATTTCGCTGGTCACGGCACTCGTAGTGGCTGTTCTTGTGATGTATTATATTTTCAGGAAATATAGACATAGAGGGATTTGGAACAAATTCATTCTTCGCGATAAGCTGACGAAGGAAGAAGGATATGTATCCGCCGATGAAAAGGACAGCCTGCTGGGACTTGAGGGGGTTACACTTACTCCGCTAAGACCTGCCGGAACGGTACAAATCGGCGATCAACGGATTGATGTCGTAACATCAGGCGAGTTTATTTCAACTGGAGCAAGCGTTGTAGTCGTCAAAGCAGAAGGTACTTGGGTAGTAGTGAAAGAGACAATGAAAGCATAA
- the floA gene encoding flotillin-like protein FloA (flotillin-like protein involved in membrane lipid rafts), with protein sequence MGLDPVVSILIIAVIVIIALSVFLSFFPIMLWISALASGVRIGIITLVAMRLRRVVPSRIVNPLIKATKAGLGLNINQLESHFLAGGNVDRVVNALIAAQRANIPLVFERAAAIDLAGRDVLQAVQMSVNPRVIETPTVAAVAKDGIEVKVKARVTVRANIERLVGGAGEETIIARVGEGIVTTVGSANSHKDVLENPDMISRTVLGKGLDAGTAFEILSIDIADVDVGKNIGAHLQTEQAEADKRIAQAKAEERRAMAVAQEQEMKARVIEMRAKVVESESQVPVAMAEALKNGKIGVMDYLNLKNLESDTQMRNSIGKSDAPTEKNDN encoded by the coding sequence ATGGGTCTGGATCCGGTTGTATCTATATTGATTATAGCGGTTATTGTTATTATTGCGCTGTCCGTCTTCCTGAGCTTTTTTCCAATTATGCTCTGGATTTCAGCATTGGCGTCGGGTGTGCGTATCGGTATTATTACGCTCGTTGCGATGCGCTTGCGGCGGGTTGTTCCGAGCCGGATTGTTAATCCGCTCATCAAAGCAACGAAAGCTGGCTTGGGGCTGAATATTAATCAGCTGGAGAGCCATTTTCTAGCAGGCGGTAACGTTGACCGTGTCGTCAATGCGCTGATTGCGGCGCAGCGCGCCAATATCCCGCTCGTATTCGAGCGTGCGGCTGCCATTGATCTTGCTGGACGTGATGTGCTTCAAGCGGTGCAAATGAGCGTAAATCCACGTGTCATTGAAACACCAACGGTTGCAGCAGTAGCGAAGGATGGTATTGAGGTTAAAGTTAAGGCGCGTGTTACCGTACGTGCCAACATCGAGCGTCTAGTCGGTGGTGCGGGTGAAGAGACGATTATTGCCCGTGTCGGCGAAGGTATCGTTACGACGGTTGGTTCAGCAAATTCCCATAAAGACGTTCTTGAAAATCCGGATATGATTTCCCGTACGGTGCTTGGCAAAGGGCTTGATGCTGGTACAGCATTCGAAATCTTGTCAATTGATATTGCTGACGTTGATGTAGGCAAAAACATCGGCGCCCATCTCCAAACGGAGCAAGCGGAGGCTGACAAACGGATTGCTCAAGCGAAAGCGGAGGAACGCCGGGCAATGGCAGTAGCGCAGGAGCAGGAGATGAAGGCGCGCGTTATTGAAATGCGGGCGAAGGTTGTGGAATCCGAATCGCAAGTGCCAGTTGCAATGGCGGAAGCACTCAAAAACGGCAAAATCGGCGTCATGGACTATTTGAACTTGAAAAACCTGGAGTCGGATACGCAAATGCGTAATTCCATCGGCAAGAGCGACGCCCCAACCGAAAAAAATGACAATTAA
- the yqfC gene encoding sporulation protein YqfC encodes MNRLKRKLRKMTADILDLPQDVVYDLPRLTMIGDRQLYIENHRGVIHFSSEQLRLALSKGELEVTGSSLVIRTIWTEEVFIEGQITGIALRE; translated from the coding sequence ATGAACCGTTTAAAACGCAAACTTCGCAAAATGACAGCGGATATTCTGGATTTGCCCCAGGATGTCGTCTATGATCTTCCCCGGCTGACGATGATCGGCGATCGCCAGTTATATATTGAGAACCATCGCGGTGTCATTCATTTTTCCAGCGAGCAGCTTAGGCTCGCGCTCAGCAAGGGCGAGCTTGAAGTGACGGGCAGCTCGCTAGTGATTCGGACGATTTGGACAGAAGAGGTATTTATCGAAGGTCAAATTACGGGCATAGCCTTGCGGGAGTAG